The Mus musculus strain C57BL/6J chromosome 2, GRCm38.p6 C57BL/6J genome has a window encoding:
- the Olfr1123 gene encoding olfactory receptor 1123, with product MFYLLSVDEEKIKAEKSNASSLIEFILLGFSDVPNLQWILFGIFLIMYLTILMCNSTIVLITRTDPALQTPMYFFLSNFSFVEICYVTVTIPRMLVDLCTQKGNISILACATQMCFILMLGGTECLLLTAMAYDRYVAICNPLHYSLVMNHRICTQLVAACWISVIPVVIGQTYQIFSLPFCGSNRINHFICDIPPVLKLACGDTFVNEIAVYVVAMVFVMVPFMLIIFSYCKIICSILKLSSAKGRTKAFSTCSSHLIVVVLFYGTAGITYLQPKPNQSEITGKLLSLFYTILIPTLNPIIYTLRNKDIMAALRKLLSKILV from the coding sequence ATGTTTTATTTACTGTCTGTAGATGAAGAGAAAATTAAAGCAGAAAAATCGAATGCCTCTTCGCTGATTGAATTTATCCTACTTGGTTTTTCTGATGTCCCCAATCTCCAATGGAttctgtttgggatttttttgatCATGTATTTGACTATTCTGATGTGCAACAGTACTATAGTGCTCATAACAAGAACTGACCCTGCTCTGCAGACccctatgtatttttttcttagcaACTTTTCTTTTGTGGAGATATGTTATGTAACAGTCACAATTCCAAGGATGCTTGTGGACCTGTGTACTCAGAAAGGAAATATCTCTATACTTGCCTGTGCCACTCAAATGTGTTTTATCCTTATGCTTGGAGGCACAGAGTGCCTCCTCCTGACAGCAATGGCCTATGACCGTTATGTGGCCATTTGTAATCCTCTACACTATTCTTTAGTCATGAACCACAGGATCTGTACACAGTTAGTGGCAGCCTGCTGGATCAGTGTCATACCAGTTGTAATTGGACAAACATACCagattttctctctgcctttttgtgGCTCTAACAGAATTAATCACTTCATTTGTGATATCCCACCAGTACTCAAACTTGCTTGTGGTGACACATTTGTGAATGAAATAGCAGTCTACGTAGTTGCGATGGTATTTGTCATGGTTCCCTTTATGCTGATCATTTTCTCCTATTGCAAAATTATCTGCAGTATTCTGAAACTGTCATCAGCCAAAGGAAGGACCAAAGCTTTCTCCACCTGCTCCTCTCACCTCATAGTTGTAGTCTTATTCTATGGAACAGCTGGTATCACATACTTACAACCCAAGCCAAATCAATCAGAAATAACTGGAAAACTGTTGTCTCTTTTTTACACCATTTTGATACCAACTCTGAATCCCATTATATATACTCTGAGGAACAAGGACATCATGGCCGCTCTGAGAAAACTCCTTAGTAAGATACTAGTGTGA